acgcttcagattgagtactccgcggacccatctggaacggattaatccactttccattactttcaatgggaaagttcgcttcagtttatgaatgcttcagtttatgaacagacttccggaaccaattgtgttcataaactgaggtaccactgtagaaaaagacgccttcaccccagtatggctcccctttatcacacacacagcccaacaagacaatgacaaaaacccaccaacagcatacaaatcaatatggctaacctgatccaaaacacccacccaccccactcacacacgaaacaaagaacaccacagccaaccacaaatgaacaaccacaccctagaccaaccccaacctctctcaccaccaaaggaacacaagggaacagcagagaacctgcacaagcgacgctgacaccaaaccctacatatattaagtaaaatagaaacattgtcacccgacccccccatctcccctcacctctttccccctttacttcctaatgtctcaacaaatgaaactgatttgtaaaaatgttacatgggggggggggaaatacgagagagagacattgcacatacttttgtaaatcaagaaaatctttaataaaaatacatttgtaaaaaaaaaaaatcagggatgCAATATTGTAAGAGGGCAGAATGACAGGACAGAAATATTTAATTCAAGCTGCTAGCATTCAAATTgcaagtattttaaaatgttatgaaCACCAgcagggttgtggggggggggggaaacacacatggCCATCTGAAGCAAGGGAAATTTCAAAAAAAGTAACTTTATTCTCTCTGTTACATAATCCTTTTAAAAGCACGCAAATGATGGCTAAGACCAAAAAACCTAAAAACAGAACTGCCCTTTTATGAGGGAAGTGTGACCTGCATGTTCCCAAATCAGTATCGTGTCAAAGATAATAAAATaagaattaattttaaaagtgggAATTTCTCCCTATTAGCAATCAAATCACTCGAGGGGTTATGTCCCAATCTGTAAGGACCCACctgcactaaacatttaaagctgtatcGTGCCACTTTGAACAGGCACGGCTtctcccaatgaatcctgggagctgtagtttgtgaagggtgctgagagttgttaggaaacccctacaTGCctcaatttccagagtggtttccAATCATTCCCCATTCCCAGGGAAAGTCTAGCTCTGCGAGGGAAATAGGGTGctccttacaactctcagcacccttaacaaactgcagttcctaggactcttttggggggaagcaatgactATTCAAAGTAGCATGATATAGCTTCAAACGTATTGCAAATATGGGGATTAAGCCTGCCTGATTCTGACCTCATACCACTGCCACACTTGTCCACTCTTTATAGTGGTTCCCCtcctgcaggaaactcctgcctAGGCTCTCAGATTCACAGGCACCTGACCTAGAATGTCACGTGACTTACCTAAGCCCGTCACCCACCAAAAGAAATGTGTTCCTCACCAGTGAGACCTCCCCATTGCAGCTACAAGCCTCTTTGTGTAGAAGCGAAGCAGAGGCGTGCACCGTGAGCCCCGTTCCAAAATTGCACCCCAAAACCCGCCCCTTGACATTTCCAAAAGAGAGAGTAAGGCATGAGCAGCTGTTTAAGTACAGACCACTCTTTGCGATCACAGTCCCTGGTCATGGAGGGGACCCAATTGCGTGGAATGGCTGCAAAGAGGCAACTTTCCCCTTTGCAGTTGTTGAGGGacagatgtatatatatatacagtatactgcaTTCCTTCATATGGAGGGAAAGAATGGTGGAAAAAAAGCAcaaggaaataaatgcaaaaagcTCAAAGTGAGCACAGTTAGACGCTTCTTCCAATTGCAATATCCTGAAATGAACCTGCTTTctcccccaaaataatttttGAAAAGGTTTTCTGGTAGAGTTCACATTTTTTGTTTGCCCCCGACACCTGCACAGTGAGGGCAATTCTGAAATCTGTTCATTTCCCCCCGTCAAAGGTACGGGATCAATACCCCTAAAATTTTTGATTGTCTgcagcattttatatatataaaaaaggatagAAGGAATCATTATTTCAAAACACAGTAATGACAAGGAGGGCCTCTCAGCCTTCTTGGAAACATGCAAATAAAGCAGATGGGGAAACAATCTAAAACCTGCGGTCAGGAAACAAAGTCCTGCCTGAAAACCAGTTAAAATGACCGCCCTTATATAGTCACAGATAAAGCTCTAGtcagtgcaggcacccccaaactgccgccctccagatgttttggcctacagttcccatgatccctagctaacaggaccagtggtcagagatgatgggaattgtaggccaaaacatctggagggccgaagtttgggaatgcctgctctagtgtGTCACTACCTTTCTGGGTGGGGTGATAGGGCCCCCCCACTCAAGAGTCAGCACTTCAGAGCGAATCCTCTCTCCCGCAGCTGGAAAAAGGGCCTGATACTCTCCCCAGCAAATGACCCCGAGTGGAAAGCAAAGATGAATTCGTCGGTCTCGGCGTCAAAGAAGCCCACCCAGCCTAATGGATAGTCCAGGGCCACCAGAatcttcttgggctcctttgTCAACATCAACGGTGTCGTTTTGGGGAAAGTTAGGGCCAAGACTTCGCGAGGCAGGAACGTGTCGCGAAACGGCTTCCTCAGAGCCCAGAAGCCCTCGTCAGGGCTGACGTTGAAGCTTCCTTTCCTCGCGACCGAGTCTCTCGCCACCCCCAGGGTCCAGCTgccttctcccaacacctccaCCGTCCACCATTGCGTCCCCGAAATGAACCTCTCGCGGCCGAGCACACAGACCTCCCAGTCAAATCTGGCCGAATGTTGGGAAACGTTcttcttcctccattccctctccTTCCACAACGGTTCCCATTGCACACTCTTCAGGTCCGGAGAGAGAATGAGATAGGGGTGTGCTGTGTTTTGATCCAGAACGACATTCACTGCAGGAAAGAGGGAAGACTGAGCAGCTTCAGGGAAGAAGGCGGTAGAGGTGCGTGCCTTGCATGTCGAAGGCACCAGGTTCAAttctgggcatctccaggtaaggctgggacaGACCTGTGCCTGAGAAGCCGGAAGGTCcctaccagtcagagtagaccaggATTCTCCAAATACGGATctccagctacaattcccaccacccctgctaGCTAGAGtctgagatgatgggagttgtagtccaaaaacagctgtagACCTAAGTTCAGGAAACCCTGACTGTACTGAACTGGATcggccaatacagtcataccttggttcataccttggttctcgaacaccttgtgattcggacgttttggctcccgaacgccgcaaagccagaagtgagtgttccagtttgcaaatgttttttgggaagccgaacgttttcagattgagtgcaggaagctcctgcaaccaatcggaagccgcgccgtggtttccgaacgttttcggaagtcaaacggacttccggaacagaatCCGTTCAagcaccaaggtaccacttttgTTGGAGTCAGTACAACACAGCTTCCCATGCAAAGGATAATATTCAGCTGTTGCAGAATCACCCCCCAACCCCTTCCCCAAAACCTCAGCTGAATGTAGGCAGGAGGCACAGCAaacagccacaggttcctcaaccAATTTTGTGAGTTTGTGGCCGGAGTGCCATTTCATCtcccactcatagaatcatagaatcatagagttggaagagaccacaagggccatccagtccaaccccctgccaagcaggaaacaccatcaaagcattcctgacagatggctgtcaagcctctgcttaaagacctccaaagaaggagactccaccacactccttggcagcaaattccactgccgaacagctcttactgtcaggaagttcttcctaatgtttaggtggaatcttctttcttgtagtttgaatccattgctccatgtccgcttctctggagcagcagaaaacaacctttctccctcctctatatgacatccttttatatatttgaacatggttatcatatcaccccttaaccttctcttctccaggctaaacatacccagctccctaagccgttcctcataaggcatcgtttccaggcctttgaccattttggttgccctcttctggacacgttccagcttatcagtatccttcttgaactgtggtgcccagaactggacacagtactccaggtgaggtctgaccagagcagaatacagtggtactattacttcccttgatctagatgctatactcctattgatgcagcccagaattgcattggcttttttagctgctgcatcacactgctgactcatgtcaagtttgtggtctaccaagactcctagatccttttcacatgtactgctctcaagccaggtgtctcccatcctgtatttgtgcctttcattttttttgcccaagtgtagtactttacatttctccttgttaaaattcatcttgtttgctttggcccagttgtctaatctgttaaggtcattctgaagtgtgatcctgtcctcagGGCATTGCACCTCATCCTATGCTGTTCCATCTCCCGTACGCCCTCATTGCAAAAGTAGCCCCCCTGGGTTATGCAGAGGGGGCTCTCTTGGACCCCAATGCCTAAGGACCACCTCCTGCTAAAAtgtcccctctctctctgtctcccctggGAGGTTACCTGTGTTCACAGCTTGCTCCAAGTTGCTTGCATCCATAGCTCGCTCCAGGGAATCTGCggaggagggggaaattgctCAAACCCTCAAACATAAAGCAAATGGCCATGTGCAAGGAAGGAACTTCTGCAGAGAGTCTgaggtacgtttccgagcacaattcaaagtgttggtgctgacctttaaagccctaaatggcctcggtccagtatacctgaaggagcgtctccatctccatcattctgcccggacactgaggtccagcaccgagggccttctggcggttccctcgttgcgagaagccaagttgcagggaactaggcagagggccttctcggtggtggcgcctaccctgtggaacgccctcccaacagatgtcaaaaaggaaaacaactaccagacttttagaagacatctgaaggcagccctgttcagggaggcttttaatgtttaatagattattgtgttttattctggggagacccagccagatgggcggggtataaataataaattattattattattattattattattattattattatggaacctGCTTCTGCCTTACTTCACCTGGCCTAGAGTGGGGCCTGACAGACTACAAAAGGACTGCTATCGCCCAGCAGAGAGTACTGCTTACATTCTTTTAAACTGCTCtgtaattgcattttttaaaattattttaactctgtgtgtgtggttatcCAGCcccttttgtatatattttatgtattttgtgtttttatattgtaattttatcttgtgaaccgccctgcggTATATCAGTTTTATTTCAATGGTGATTttcatgaacaacaacaacaacaacaacaacaaaaatcagctCTCTCAAGGCACAGAAAACCTTACGGAGTCAGCATTTAAATTGAGATCATGCTGTTTGGAGTAACATTTTATTCTTGAAGCCTGTACAACATGTCTATCGGGAATAGCAAGTCCAACAACATACGGAGGTGAAAGTGAGGGGAGGATTCCcaaagcaggaagaggaggcaCTTTCCATTTGTGCTGGTGCACTCTGAGACTTTTTGCTAATTGGGGCAGAGACAGAGCAATGGTGGTGCTGTATCTGCCCATTTATACCCATGAAGCCTTTTCGGtcaaccatgcccacctgccctactGAGCATGCCACAAAGGGTCGCCTGGCATCCTTAGGTGATAGGTGGGCATGGGGTCACATACCCTTGATCGGTCCTACTTGGCTCACAGGGGAGTGGAGAAACGACAATCTGCTCCAACAGTTGCATCCAGTTCCTGCCCCCAGTTTAGATTATCACCCTGTGGCCATCAAAGGCACCCACCTTCCAAAATACTACCGACGGGACCTGTTATTTATTCAGTGGGCTGCGTTTGCCTGAGCCTGAGTCTGGATTATGGATTCTGAGCCCccgtgttctgattcgatacatggtATCCAATCACaggacatttcaggatttgggcctctgccattggcccttaaactctgagtcatgattcacagcttggaagttGGGACACAGCCAATCGCGTTAGGAGTGGGAGTggtccaggccttcagaaatgtatataagcagttgctttgccgcTGTTGTcgagttctgttagttcaataaaggttcttgatGTTATCattgtgtcttgcctcgtgggaacccacctactcTTCAGGACCTTCACAGGACCTGCAGCTATCATGACTTGTAGCCACCAAGAGCCTTTTGTAAACTCATCTAAGACAGCAGCCTTACAACTTGTGGCGGCAAATTCTGTAGCTGGAATATAGATTGTGTGAAGGAGAAACAGAAGCAGGCAATGCCTCTTTTTTGAACACCTACTGAGGGACCTTGCAGGGGAATGGATTCCCAACCCCCTTTTTAAACGACATTCGTTGCAGAGGAGTGTGAAATTGGAGCTTTCTGAGAACACTTGTAGCCATTTCCCTTCCTTCAAATGTCAACTGTGTTGGAATATTCTGGAAAGAACTTGAGAATTGGTCTTGAACAGGTTGCTGGGCAATAGAAAAATCTACCCAGCAACAGGTGCCTTTATTAAAGGCGTGTGATCAACAAGGGTCAGTGTGCAAATGAGCATGAGTCtctggccagatgggtggaagAGGAAAgaattgtgttattttatttgtattcaacCAGTGTAactttttgtaaataataaagataCTCAATTAAAAGGAGACTCTGCTGCAAGTCtattagaagaagaaaacccaAGAGTAAACGCTGCGTACACATCAACAAATTGTACCTTTGTAATCCTCCATGGCCTCCTTTAAAGCAATGCTTTTCTGAACGGCGATTCTGAAATGGGGTTCCAAACAGGAATGAAGGTCCACCACAGGCTCTACTAAATTCTCTTCACACCTGGAAGGAAGTACAAAATGATAAATTAATGACATTCTCCCGTGAACTTGTATCATTAAAGGACAAGACAGGCTTTTAACTCAAGAACCACTCTTGAACAAGTGCCTGGGCCTGGCGTTTTAAAGCTTGAGACCTCTTGTacgttttaaaatttatttgtagtaaaaataaaaaaggcagacCACTTAAtcataaaagggaaaaaaaacctccaagtggGTCAcataaaacaatgtaaaatagTAATTAAAAAAGAGCTTCTCTCCTAAAGTAGGGAGagacctcctggatcaggccaaaattGTATCCTTTTGTCGTTGACAAAATATCCACCATGAAACCCCCAAAGCAGGTAGACAGCTCTCAGATTGCAGAGGAAATAAGAAAGTCACAATCTTCCATATTATCCCTACGAAGAAAACTGCTTGCAGCAGTTGATTGTATCTAAGGAATATTAGAACCATATTTTGCAGAGATCCAtttatgcttgtttttttttaaaatgaaaacaaatgtgtGAGGGGGcgaggacctccccccccccggaaaaataGCAGGGCAGCACCAACTCAAAATTAAAAGAGACAAACAACAGTGTGAACCACACACAGTGAAGGAAAACGGTGTCATTTGTTTGCAGGAACACCCCCAGTGTGACCGAAACTCGTCCATGCAAAGAGCAAAGGACACAAAAAGGGGAGCTACATACCTACTGATTGCATGGCTAACGtcctgaaagaaagagagaaataaatctCAGCTACACAGAcaaagattgccagaagaaatatcaacaacctcagatatgcagatgacacaaccttgatggcagaaagtgaggaggaattaaagaaccttttaatgagggtgaaagaggagagcgcaaaatatggtctgaagttcaacatcaaaaaaaactaagatcatggcctctggtcccgtcacctcctggcaaatagaaggggaagaaatggaggcagtgagagattttactttcttgggctccttgatcactgcagatggtgacagcagtcacgaaattaaaagacgcctgcttcttgggagaaaagccatgacaaacctagacagcatcttaaaaagcagagacatcaccttgcctacaaaggtccgtatagttaaagctatggttttcccagtagtgatgtatggaagtgagagctggaccattgagaaggctgatcgccgaagaattgatgcttttgaattatggcgttggaggagactcttgagagtcccatggactgcaagaagatcaaacctatcaattcttaaggaaatcagccctgagtgctccctggaaggacagatcctgaagctgaggctccaatactttggccacctcatgagaagagaagactccctggaaaagaccctgatgttgggaaagattgagggcactaggagaaggggacgacagaggacgagatggctggacagtgttctcgaagctaccaacatgagtctgaccaaactgcaggaggcagtagaagacaggagtgcctggcgtgctctggtccatggggtcacgaagagtcggacacgactaaacaacaacaacaaaacacatacAGGTCTTCCTCTTGTCCTAGTGGCGATTTCTTTGTCTGTGGAAAGCAAATGGCCGTTCCTAGGATCATGCCTCCTTCATTCCAAGGGACCGGAAATGTGCATATGTGATTCCAAGTCTCACCTGCAAGAATTCACTTGGGGGCTGCTGGCACTTCCCTCCCATCTCCGTGATTAGCACATTGAGCCGGGAAATCTCCTTGGAGACTCTGGCGAGGTTTTCTTCCTGCTTCCTCTCCAGCTCTTTGGTCAGGTCTTCCAACTGGTCTAGCCAGAGGTGCTGTTTCTGAACGAGGAACTCGTGCATTTTCTCAAAGGCGGACGTGATATTCTGCTTCTCTGTTTCTAACTGCTCCTGGGAGTGGGAgagaagacattaaaaaaattaataataataagggagaagagcagggccagatttaggtttgatgaggccctaagctactgaaggtaatggggccctttatatgtccagctgtcctttgtcaacaacaaattgccactgtttttgtgtgttgaatataatgctatatggtaatttatggacctcataggtgtctctccttcatggatcactgccttgtcgtggcaaaggggcttgaataactcagagaagctatgagctatgccgtgcagggccacccaagatggacaggtcatagtggagagttttgactaaacgtgatccacctggagcaggaactggcaagccactccagtatccctgccaagaaaactccatggacaaagacaacaggcgtgctctggtccatggggttacaaagaatcagacacgactaaacgattgaacaacaacaacatcataggtgtctaaagccatttcacataacaaaatacagtggtacctcacaagacgaatgcctcgtgcaatgaaaaactcgcaagacgaaagcgttttgcgatgttgttggtgactcgcaagacgaagctttctatggctgcacttcgcaagacaatttttttgggcagtttttgttttgtttttgttttcctttatttttgggggggccccccaagggagtggggccctaagctacagcttctTCAGCTTatagagtggtgcctcgctagacgaatttaattcattccacgggtcttttcttataacgaaaaattcgtctagcgaatcccataggaatgcatttatttatttatttatttatttgcccataggaacacattaattgaatttcaatgcattcctatgggaaaccgcgattcgctagatgaatttttcataaaacgaattcgtctagcgaggcaacctcctctcaaaaaatcctttcgttaagcggaaatttcgttaagcagggaattcgttaagcaaggcaccactgtacgtaaatccagcactggaagaGGTGGGTCAGGTTGGGGAACCTtgggcccttcagatattgctgaacaacaaatcccaccatccctggtcttTGGTTGTctttgttggggctgatgggaagagaAGCTCCCAAGGGACAGCTGGGAGAGTTTACCTCTTTCGTAGTGAGATAAGAGTTaagatctacagtcatacctcatgatacatccGCTTCATGCTgagtcttttcaggttacggatgcgccaaacctggaagtccagaacgggttacttccgggttcagtgtgTCTGTAacctgtgtgcacatgcacagaagtgctaaatcacattttgcgcatgtgcagaagcatcacATTGcatcacacgcatgcgcagatgcggcgattcatgttgcggccttttcatgttgtgaatgggcGGCCAGAAgggatcctgttcgcaacattaggtaccactgtacctgtgagAGAGACATgggagtagccaggattttttggggggtgggcaggcttTCGTTAGGGGGACAGAATTTcagatttgtatttatttttactgccactcccccttggctatgcccatggagaGAGgatttgtattcttgtttttctgtttttatttttgtttagactAGTTTATTCTGAAAATcttaataattaatttatttattttttaaaccatctCGAGGGCACCAAGCTGGGGAGGTCAGAATTATAAAAAACCGACACGACTGGTTGCTTAGAACTTGCGGGTACAGAAAAGGAGGCACCTTGCCTCAATATCGTACCCACAATTTCTCTGGCAAGAGATTGTCTGCATGAAATTTGCTGGAGAGGCAAACCCCTCCCCCTCTCAGCCCTGCAGGTTGACCTTGACGGGTGACCTTATCAGTCACTTGGCCATGATGTCATATGATGGATAGGTGGGTGGCCCCTGCCCAATCTGTAAATACCggcccacagattccccaccgCAATGACATACACCTACCAGACATTTCTGCCTTTTCTCCTCTTTAGCTAATTTCCGGTCCAGAAGCCCTTTCCTCTCTTGCTTCAAAGACTTCACACGGACACCAATTCTCTCCTGAAGAGAACAGAAAAGTCATTTAGCTCTGTCAGGGGTTCAGCCCACCTGATGTTAACCAGTCATTTCCTTAGAAAACAAAGCCCGATTCAAGGCAACAaattctccccctgccctgcctgcctccccttaAGCACCTATTTTAAACTCAGATGTTTAAGCTAGGTGCTAAAGGACTCCTGAAACCAAgtttacagttgccaaaacggaatgcctagttgccattttggggtaagacggctctaaagtcttatttttcaaatgatggacagaCTGccattgattctcagttaaacatctggctagttcagatgacaaccttcagctaggttaagagctttgagaacttaaagaaaagtcacttaaaaaaagaagaaggtaaaggacccctggacggttaagtccagtcaaagatgactatggggtttcggcgctcttctcgctttcaggccgagggagccggcgtttgtccacagacaactttccatgtcatgtggccagcaagactaaactgcttctggcgcaacagaacaccgtgacagaaaccagagcgcacggaaatgccatttaacttcccgctctacctatttatctacttgcactggtgtgctttcaaactgctaggttggcaggagctgggaccgagcaacgggagctcaccctgtcgt
Above is a window of Zootoca vivipara chromosome 2, rZooViv1.1, whole genome shotgun sequence DNA encoding:
- the LOC118080109 gene encoding zinc finger protein RFP-like gives rise to the protein MASRGPTTTSFYDEATCPICMEYFKDPVTVDCGHNFCQACITRHLGESNADPSCPQCREKLEPNNFSPNRQLANLTVLVKKVQEGREAEGKGGVCKGHREPLKLFCMDDQVPICMVCTRSNLHRGHSVFPAEEAAHQYKERIGVRVKSLKQERKGLLDRKLAKEEKRQKCLEQLETEKQNITSAFEKMHEFLVQKQHLWLDQLEDLTKELERKQEENLARVSKEISRLNVLITEMGGKCQQPPSEFLQDVSHAISRCEENLVEPVVDLHSCLEPHFRIAVQKSIALKEAMEDYKDSLERAMDASNLEQAVNTVNVVLDQNTAHPYLILSPDLKSVQWEPLWKEREWRKKNVSQHSARFDWEVCVLGRERFISGTQWWTVEVLGEGSWTLGVARDSVARKGSFNVSPDEGFWALRKPFRDTFLPREVLALTFPKTTPLMLTKEPKKILVALDYPLGWVGFFDAETDEFIFAFHSGSFAGESIRPFFQLRERGFALKC